From one Candidatus Acididesulfobacter guangdongensis genomic stretch:
- a CDS encoding GGDEF domain-containing protein → MNNNNKIKDCEYSGFKFIKELTEVADQNKTLEEVLHFVNINFDFVFGAAAIMFLSIKNDKEIKLISSRGIAHEYAVKIQSDTDENYAEHLIGMFNNNKSFYANLNDGSSESNYIKTIDFEHKNIKELYAYQFASEYDKNNVSTIAVVYSVQGFKNSADCTDVDKKHTFDIIFSILSYIIKIKKFDEEILECSKFDNISGLYNFKYFHQRLFEETLKANSEHGIMSITLMSINKLNEFNSISGHKAGDTVIGFIGSLIQKHIRTYDVAARYGNKIIICFPNLNKTDAKKIISAIFLEAQDYFIKQNNSIISMNAGIAQYPDDGGTERITIDLAESRRFEARRNSKWNII, encoded by the coding sequence ATGAACAATAACAACAAAATAAAAGACTGCGAATATTCAGGTTTTAAATTTATTAAAGAACTTACAGAAGTGGCAGATCAAAATAAAACGTTAGAAGAAGTTCTGCATTTTGTAAATATTAATTTTGATTTTGTTTTCGGCGCTGCGGCAATCATGTTTTTAAGTATCAAAAATGATAAAGAAATTAAATTAATAAGTTCAAGGGGCATTGCACATGAGTATGCCGTAAAAATTCAATCGGATACTGACGAAAATTATGCCGAACATTTGATTGGTATGTTTAATAATAATAAATCTTTTTATGCAAATCTTAATGATGGTTCCTCAGAATCAAATTACATAAAAACAATAGATTTTGAACATAAAAACATAAAAGAATTATATGCTTACCAATTCGCGTCTGAATACGACAAAAACAATGTTTCTACAATCGCCGTCGTGTATTCCGTACAGGGCTTTAAGAATAGCGCAGATTGCACGGATGTGGATAAAAAACACACTTTTGACATTATTTTTTCAATACTTTCGTACATAATTAAAATAAAAAAATTCGACGAAGAAATTTTAGAATGTTCAAAATTTGATAACATATCCGGTCTTTACAATTTTAAATATTTTCATCAAAGATTATTTGAAGAAACGCTAAAAGCCAACAGCGAGCACGGCATTATGTCAATTACCTTAATGTCTATCAATAAATTAAATGAATTTAATTCTATATCAGGACACAAAGCCGGAGATACCGTCATAGGCTTTATAGGCAGCTTGATACAAAAACATATCAGAACTTACGATGTTGCGGCAAGATACGGAAACAAAATTATTATATGTTTCCCAAATTTAAACAAAACAGATGCAAAAAAAATTATCAGCGCTATATTTTTAGAAGCTCAGGATTATTTTATAAAGCAAAATAATAGCATTATATCTATGAATGCCGGCATCGCACAGTATCCCGATGACGGCGGCACTGAAAGAATTACAATAGATTTAGCGGAATCAAGAAGATTTGAGGCAAGAAGGAATTCAAAATGGAATATAATTTAA
- the rho gene encoding transcription termination factor Rho has protein sequence MNVKELTTKKISELMPIAKEYHIEGASGMRKQDLIYALLQAETEKNQTTEKNGLITGEGVLEILPDQYGFLRSLESNYLHGPDDIYVSPSQIRRFGLRTGDTVSGIIRPPKDNERFYALLKVESVNFEDPEVAKEKILFDNLTPLYPQEKIKLEFDPKNISTRMMDLLIPIGKGQRALIVAPPRTGKTMLLKDIAHAINANHKEIFLMVLLIDERPEEVTDMQRSISGEVISSTFDEPPQRHIQIAEIVIEKAKRLVEAGKDVVILLDSITRLARAYNVTIPSSGKVLSGGVDSNALHKPKRFFGAARNIEEGGSLTIIATALIDTGSRADEVIFEEFKGTGNLEANLDRKLAEKRIFPAIDVNKSGTRKEELLIDKDQLKKIWVLRKVLSSMDTPEAMEFLIEKIKNTKSNADFLNLMNK, from the coding sequence ATGAATGTAAAAGAATTAACTACAAAGAAAATATCGGAACTGATGCCTATTGCTAAGGAATACCATATAGAGGGCGCCTCCGGAATGCGCAAGCAAGATTTGATTTATGCGTTATTACAGGCTGAAACCGAAAAAAATCAAACAACTGAAAAAAATGGGCTGATTACCGGCGAGGGCGTGCTTGAAATATTGCCTGACCAGTATGGTTTTTTGAGGTCTTTGGAATCCAATTATTTACACGGACCCGACGATATATATGTATCTCCTTCGCAAATCCGGAGATTTGGGCTTAGAACCGGGGACACCGTAAGCGGAATAATAAGACCGCCTAAAGACAATGAACGATTTTATGCTTTATTAAAAGTCGAAAGCGTAAATTTTGAAGACCCTGAAGTTGCAAAAGAAAAGATTTTATTTGACAATCTAACGCCTCTTTATCCGCAAGAAAAAATAAAATTAGAATTTGACCCTAAAAATATTTCAACAAGGATGATGGACTTGCTCATTCCGATAGGCAAAGGACAGAGAGCGCTTATAGTAGCTCCTCCGAGAACCGGAAAAACTATGCTTCTGAAAGACATCGCCCATGCCATTAACGCTAATCATAAAGAAATATTTTTAATGGTCCTTTTAATTGACGAAAGACCTGAGGAAGTTACGGATATGCAGAGGTCTATCAGCGGAGAAGTTATAAGTTCAACTTTCGACGAGCCGCCGCAAAGACATATCCAAATAGCGGAAATAGTTATCGAAAAAGCAAAAAGACTCGTAGAAGCAGGTAAAGACGTGGTTATTCTATTAGATTCAATAACAAGACTTGCAAGGGCTTATAACGTTACAATACCGTCTTCAGGCAAGGTGCTTTCCGGCGGTGTTGACTCAAACGCGCTGCATAAACCGAAAAGGTTCTTCGGGGCGGCAAGAAATATCGAAGAAGGCGGCAGTTTAACAATTATCGCAACTGCTTTAATAGATACAGGCTCAAGAGCGGATGAAGTCATATTCGAAGAATTTAAGGGCACCGGAAATCTTGAAGCAAATTTAGACAGAAAACTTGCCGAAAAAAGAATATTTCCGGCAATAGATGTTAATAAATCAGGGACAAGAAAAGAAGAACTTCTTATAGACAAAGATCAATTAAAAAAAATATGGGTTTTAAGAAAGGTTTTATCTTCGATGGACACCCCTGAAGCTATGGAATTTTTGATAGAAAAAATAAAAAATACAAAATCAAATGCAGATTTTCTTAATCTTATGAATAAATAG
- a CDS encoding ATP-binding cassette domain-containing protein: MFKKKTNIKKNNKDERQSYIILKKLLPYMRPYKNRLLMALISMSLVSLLTGILAYIVKPLINDIFVSKNFSELILIPLLVIAIFIAKGIFYYMEAYYTGYVGQNIIKNIRNDVYKSIVNLPISKLNKIPTGVFIARITYDINLIQHTVSNALSAIAKDILTIIILLAVIFYMDFELAIAVFVLFPIAIIPVSLLGKKTRKTSIDTQNEMGNITKFLDETISNLRVVKAYNMQEFEIGRFKKLSDRLYRFLIRMTKIKGITVPFVELVGGIAVSSIIFLGGLQVIKYGYSPGSFFSFLTAILLLYEPVKSLSRLNNNLQEGIAASSRVFEIMEDNFEDIYKGESLPKNIENLQIRNLYFSYNKENGFDLKNINLNAEKGKMAAIVGRSGAGKSTLSMLLPGFYQPDAGEILINGKNITSYSLKELRDNISYVSQQVSLFNESVKFNIAYGTHVSLDSSGDNKKKHENINRFKTVNEADDNRNNSGRSDNVKEDEIKINDGLIINAAKLAYAHDFIVDLPEGYNTLVDESGLRLSGGEKQRILMARAFLKNAPILILDEATASLDNESEKHIQDALFNLCRDKIAIVIAHRLSTVKKADIIYVIENGEIVEQGNHEELIRIDGIYKNVLIKQMQ, translated from the coding sequence ATGTTTAAAAAGAAAACGAATATTAAGAAAAATAATAAAGACGAAAGGCAGTCGTACATAATACTGAAGAAACTTCTGCCGTATATGCGGCCTTATAAAAATCGCCTGCTTATGGCTTTAATAAGCATGAGTTTAGTTTCTTTGCTGACCGGAATACTTGCGTACATAGTTAAACCGCTTATTAACGACATATTTGTTTCTAAAAATTTTTCCGAACTTATTTTGATACCGCTGTTAGTTATAGCTATATTTATAGCTAAAGGAATTTTTTATTATATGGAAGCGTATTATACCGGATATGTCGGGCAAAATATAATAAAAAATATCAGGAATGACGTTTATAAATCTATTGTTAATCTTCCGATATCGAAACTTAATAAAATTCCCACCGGCGTTTTTATAGCAAGAATAACTTACGATATCAATCTTATTCAGCATACCGTTTCAAATGCCCTAAGCGCAATAGCAAAAGATATACTTACAATTATAATTCTTCTGGCGGTTATTTTCTATATGGATTTTGAGCTTGCGATTGCAGTATTTGTACTTTTTCCGATAGCTATAATACCGGTATCCCTTCTTGGAAAAAAAACTAGAAAAACCAGTATTGATACACAAAATGAAATGGGCAATATTACGAAATTTCTTGACGAGACTATTTCAAATTTAAGGGTAGTCAAAGCGTACAATATGCAAGAATTTGAAATAGGCAGGTTTAAAAAACTTTCCGACAGGCTGTACAGATTTCTTATAAGAATGACTAAAATTAAGGGTATTACAGTTCCGTTCGTGGAATTAGTCGGGGGAATCGCCGTGTCGTCTATAATATTTCTCGGCGGTCTGCAGGTTATAAAATACGGATATTCCCCCGGCAGTTTTTTTTCATTTTTAACAGCCATTTTACTTCTATATGAGCCTGTGAAAAGCCTGTCAAGGCTTAATAATAATCTGCAGGAAGGCATTGCCGCGTCGTCAAGGGTATTTGAAATAATGGAAGATAATTTTGAAGATATATATAAAGGCGAGAGTTTGCCCAAAAACATAGAAAATCTGCAAATAAGAAATTTATATTTCAGCTATAATAAAGAAAACGGTTTTGACCTTAAAAATATCAATCTGAACGCGGAAAAAGGGAAAATGGCTGCTATAGTAGGGCGCTCAGGGGCAGGCAAAAGCACCCTGTCTATGCTGCTCCCCGGATTTTATCAGCCTGATGCGGGAGAAATATTAATTAACGGCAAAAACATAACGTCATACAGTTTGAAAGAATTAAGAGATAATATTTCTTACGTATCGCAGCAGGTGTCCCTGTTTAATGAATCCGTAAAGTTTAACATCGCATACGGTACCCATGTTTCCTTAGATAGTTCTGGTGATAATAAGAAAAAGCATGAAAATATAAATAGATTTAAAACAGTTAATGAAGCTGATGATAATCGCAATAATAGCGGGCGCAGCGATAATGTAAAAGAAGATGAAATTAAAATTAACGACGGTTTAATAATTAACGCCGCTAAGCTTGCGTATGCCCATGATTTTATAGTTGACCTCCCTGAAGGATATAATACTTTAGTCGATGAATCGGGACTGAGATTGTCGGGAGGAGAAAAGCAGAGGATTTTAATGGCAAGAGCTTTTTTGAAAAATGCTCCCATACTGATTTTAGATGAAGCGACTGCTTCGTTGGATAACGAATCGGAAAAACATATTCAAGATGCCCTGTTTAATCTCTGCAGGGATAAAATTGCGATTGTCATAGCGCATAGACTTTCAACCGTTAAAAAAGCGGATATCATATATGTTATAGAAAACGGAGAAATTGTTGAACAGGGTAATCACGAAGAATTAATTAGAATAGACGGTATCTATAAAAATGTTCTAATTAAGCAAATGCAGTAG
- the lpxB gene encoding lipid-A-disaccharide synthase: protein MRKILIVSGELSGDWLASGLIKEFKKLRPDTDFYAMGGENLKSEGAEIIADINELAVMGFIEVILKISVIKKILKRILVWIKLNKPDLIILVDFPTFNFKIAKYAYRLNIPVVYYVPPKLWASRYKRIYFIKKYIKFVIVIFPFEVKIYKDEGIKAYYSGNPIKYRLDELQKTINIHKIDKNINSKNKDIKNKYPIISFLPGSRKSELKYHSPRIIKSAELILFNYPGALFIFPFRKGIDSSILEKALEKSKLPKESYFISNYFEDSLLQSDVIIVASGTASLEAAMFKKPVIIIYYLNYLTYLIAKLIVKVKDIGLINIIAGKRVVPELVESQFTAENVYKETAKYLKNDEYRKMVISKIEETILILDSIKNPFKETAAIINKNIFRI from the coding sequence GTGAGAAAAATATTAATAGTATCGGGGGAGCTTTCAGGAGACTGGCTTGCGTCGGGTTTAATTAAAGAATTTAAAAAACTTAGACCTGATACCGATTTTTATGCGATGGGCGGCGAAAACTTAAAATCGGAAGGCGCAGAAATTATAGCAGATATAAATGAACTTGCAGTAATGGGTTTTATAGAAGTAATTCTGAAAATATCGGTTATAAAAAAAATATTAAAACGTATTTTAGTATGGATAAAATTAAATAAACCAGATTTGATAATTCTTGTCGATTTTCCTACATTTAATTTTAAAATTGCCAAATATGCCTATCGGTTGAATATTCCCGTCGTATATTATGTTCCTCCAAAATTATGGGCATCAAGGTATAAAAGAATATATTTTATAAAAAAATATATAAAATTTGTAATAGTCATATTTCCATTTGAAGTAAAAATATATAAAGACGAAGGCATAAAGGCGTATTATAGCGGAAACCCCATTAAATACAGATTAGATGAATTACAAAAAACTATAAATATACACAAGATAGATAAAAATATAAATTCTAAAAATAAAGATATTAAAAACAAATATCCTATAATTTCTTTTTTACCCGGCTCAAGGAAATCAGAATTAAAATATCATAGTCCGAGGATTATAAAATCAGCCGAGCTTATACTTTTTAACTACCCCGGCGCTTTATTTATATTTCCTTTCAGGAAAGGAATAGATTCGTCTATTTTAGAAAAAGCGTTAGAGAAATCAAAATTACCGAAAGAAAGCTATTTTATATCAAATTATTTTGAAGATTCTCTTCTGCAGAGCGACGTAATAATCGTCGCATCAGGGACTGCTTCATTGGAAGCCGCAATGTTTAAAAAACCTGTTATAATAATCTATTACTTAAATTATTTAACATATTTAATCGCAAAACTTATTGTTAAAGTAAAAGACATAGGACTGATAAATATAATAGCCGGAAAAAGGGTAGTGCCGGAATTAGTCGAATCTCAATTTACTGCCGAAAATGTGTATAAAGAAACAGCAAAATATTTAAAAAATGATGAATATAGAAAAATGGTAATTTCAAAAATAGAAGAAACTATTTTAATTTTAGATTCTATAAAAAATCCTTTTAAAGAAACCGCAGCAATTATAAATAAAAATATTTTCAGAATATAA
- a CDS encoding LpxI family protein translates to MTEQKKIGLIAGYGEFPLLYIKELKSQNFYVCVCAIAEEAGESLKDCADAIAYISVGELGKLIKFFKSENVNEIIMAGKVKKTLMFKKIKPDLKAITLFLSLKDKKDDTILNAICKYLEKEGLIIVPQTKYLHSIFPEQGKLSARKPSSKELADINFGYHAAKLIAGADIGQTAVIKDSSVMALEAIEGTDETILRGGKLACGGAVVVKVNKPEQDLRFDIPAVGSGTLDAMNDSGCVCLAFEKNTIIINKQEFIKKSNDYGIAVYVI, encoded by the coding sequence ATGACGGAACAAAAAAAAATAGGTTTAATTGCAGGTTACGGAGAATTTCCGCTTTTGTATATTAAGGAGCTTAAGTCGCAAAATTTCTATGTCTGCGTATGCGCAATTGCGGAAGAAGCAGGAGAAAGTTTAAAGGACTGCGCCGATGCTATTGCATATATAAGCGTTGGAGAACTCGGGAAACTCATAAAATTTTTTAAATCTGAAAATGTTAATGAAATTATTATGGCAGGCAAGGTTAAAAAAACGTTGATGTTTAAAAAAATAAAGCCTGACCTTAAAGCTATTACCCTTTTTTTATCCCTTAAAGATAAAAAAGACGATACAATTTTAAATGCTATATGTAAATATTTAGAAAAAGAAGGTTTAATCATAGTACCGCAAACTAAATATTTACATTCGATATTTCCAGAACAGGGAAAGTTATCCGCGCGCAAACCGTCTTCTAAGGAATTGGCGGATATTAATTTCGGATATCATGCAGCTAAATTAATAGCAGGGGCTGATATAGGGCAGACTGCGGTTATCAAAGATTCATCGGTAATGGCATTAGAAGCTATTGAAGGAACGGATGAAACAATTCTAAGAGGCGGTAAATTGGCTTGCGGAGGCGCTGTTGTCGTAAAAGTAAACAAACCGGAGCAAGATTTGAGATTTGACATACCGGCGGTAGGGTCTGGTACATTGGATGCTATGAATGATTCGGGCTGCGTATGTTTAGCCTTTGAAAAAAATACTATAATAATCAATAAACAGGAATTTATTAAGAAATCCAATGATTACGGTATTGCGGTTTATGTTATTTAG
- a CDS encoding acyl-ACP--UDP-N-acetylglucosamine O-acyltransferase: protein MIDKTAIIGENVIIDDSTEIGPYCIIKDNVKIGKNNKIASHVVIEGNTEIGDDNKIFQFASIGSIPQDLKYKGEDTKLLIGNNNIIREYATFNPGTVTGNNVTVVGDFNLFMMSTHVAHDCIIGNHAILANHATLAGHVEIQDFAILGGLCAIHQFTKIGESALISGGTMVVQDIPPYLITSGDRAKIYGINKIGLERRGFSKEEVENVKKAYKIVYRSKLTIKNAIDKIKNEIDISPIIEKFIEFILTSKRGITR from the coding sequence ATGATAGACAAAACTGCAATAATAGGAGAGAACGTAATTATTGACGATTCTACCGAAATAGGTCCATATTGTATAATCAAAGATAATGTAAAAATAGGAAAAAATAATAAAATTGCTTCTCATGTTGTCATAGAAGGCAATACCGAAATAGGCGATGATAACAAAATATTTCAATTTGCGTCAATCGGTTCTATTCCCCAAGATTTAAAATATAAGGGCGAAGATACAAAGCTGCTTATAGGTAATAATAATATAATCAGAGAATACGCCACATTCAATCCGGGCACCGTAACGGGAAATAATGTTACCGTTGTCGGTGATTTTAATCTTTTTATGATGTCAACGCACGTTGCGCATGATTGCATTATCGGGAATCATGCGATATTAGCTAATCACGCGACTCTTGCAGGTCACGTGGAGATTCAAGATTTTGCTATACTCGGCGGTTTATGCGCTATACATCAATTTACAAAAATAGGCGAATCTGCTTTGATATCAGGCGGAACTATGGTAGTGCAGGATATTCCTCCATATCTTATAACATCCGGCGACAGAGCCAAAATTTACGGTATAAATAAAATAGGGCTTGAAAGAAGAGGTTTTTCAAAAGAAGAAGTAGAAAATGTTAAGAAGGCATACAAAATAGTATATAGGTCTAAATTGACGATTAAAAATGCTATCGATAAAATTAAAAACGAAATTGATATCAGCCCGATTATAGAAAAATTTATAGAGTTCATTTTGACTTCTAAGCGCGGTATAACAAGATAA
- the fabZ gene encoding 3-hydroxyacyl-ACP dehydratase FabZ, with the protein MNNKTAPEPSSYIMDIKEIMSLLPHRFPFLLIDKVIGLEKGKSIKAIKNTTMNEPFFQGHFPNHPVMPGVLILESLAQAGGILAYKTAEDDAMKDMLTYFMGIDKARFRKPILPGSTIILNVELIKKKQMIWVFRGTASVDNILCCEANLMASFVAP; encoded by the coding sequence ATGAATAATAAAACCGCACCTGAACCATCTTCTTATATTATGGATATCAAGGAGATAATGAGCCTTCTTCCTCATAGATTTCCGTTTCTTCTCATAGATAAAGTTATAGGTCTTGAGAAAGGAAAGTCTATTAAAGCTATAAAAAATACAACCATGAACGAACCTTTTTTTCAAGGTCATTTTCCTAATCATCCTGTTATGCCGGGGGTTTTAATTTTAGAGTCGTTAGCTCAGGCAGGCGGTATTTTAGCTTATAAAACTGCCGAAGACGATGCTATGAAAGATATGTTGACATATTTTATGGGAATAGATAAAGCCAGATTTAGAAAACCCATACTTCCGGGCAGTACTATAATTTTAAACGTGGAACTTATTAAGAAAAAACAGATGATATGGGTGTTTCGCGGTACTGCATCGGTAGATAATATATTATGCTGCGAGGCAAATCTCATGGCATCTTTTGTTGCACCCTAA